The Couchioplanes caeruleus sequence GATCCGGTCGGTGCGCGCCTGGCCCATCAGCTCCAGGCCGCGCATCGCCTGCTCGGCCTGGGCGGCGTCGATGATCTCCACCGCGAAACCCAGATGGATCAGCACCCATTCGTCGGCGGCGGGCGGCGCGTCGAGCATGCCGATGTTCACCCGGCGCCGCGCGCCGACCACATCGACCAGCGCCAACTGGCCGGCGTAGCCCGACACGATCTCCACCACGCGTCCGGGGATGCCCAGGCACATGGCTACTTCCCCCGGGAGCCGGCCGGAACGGTTGCGGTGAGGCGGTGCACGAGGCGGCGAACGGCGGCCACCGCCGTCGGGACGGCGGCGGTCACCGGCGCGCTCAGCCCGATCCCCTCGCTCACCGCGCCGACCCGGCAACCGACGAGGTACGTGGCCGGCAGTGCGCCGCCGAGACGCTCGACAGTGGCCAGCATCGCGACCGGGTTCATCGCGTGTGCGTCGAACCCGCCGCCGCCCAGGTCGTCCGCGGTGATCTCGAGCACCACCACC is a genomic window containing:
- a CDS encoding hydrogenase maturation protease, producing the protein MVRVLVAGIGNLFFGDDGFGPEVVRRLAGRSALPPGVRLVDYGIRGMYLAYDLLDPCDALVLVDALPGDGVPGEVVVLEITADDLGGGGFDAHAMNPVAMLATVERLGGALPATYLVGCRVGAVSEGIGLSAPVTAAVPTAVAAVRRLVHRLTATVPAGSRGK